The genomic window CAGGCCGCCCATGCCGAAGGCGAAGCCGAAGAACAGCCCCGAGACCATGCCGACCTTGCCCGGCATCAGCTCCTGCGAGTAGACGAGGATGGCCGAGAAGGCCGAGGACAGCACCAGCCCGATCACGATGGTCAGCGTGGTGGTCCAGAACAGGTCCGCGTGCGGCAGCAGCAGCGCGAACGGCGCCACGCCCAGGATCGACACCCAGATCACCGGCTTGCGGCCGATGCGGTCGCCGACCGGCCCGCCGAGCACCGTGCCGACGGCCGAGGCGAACAGGAAGAAGAACAGGTGCAGCTGCGCGCTCTGCACCGTGAGGCCGAAGCGGTCCATCAGGTAGAAGGTGTAGAAGCTGCTGATGCCCGCCACGTAGAAGTACTTCGAGAAGATCAGCACCAGCAGCACCGTGATGGCGCCCAGCACCACGCGGCGTGGATAGGGCGACTCGACCGCGGCCTTCTTGCGCGCGCCGGCCGTGACGTGATGGAAGGCATACCAGCGGCTCACCTGCAGCAGCAGGCCGATGCCCAGCAGCGCGGCCAGGCCGAACCAGGCCACGCTGTGCTGGCCGAAGGGCACGATGACCGCCGCCGCGAGCAGCGGCCCGATCGCCGTGCCGAGGTTGCCGCCGACCTGGAACACCGACTGCGCGAGCCCGTGCTGGCCGCCCGAGGCGAGCCGCGCGATGCGCGAGGACTCCGGATGGAAGATCGACGAGCCGAGCCCCACGAAGGCCGCGGCCAGCAGCACGATGCCGAAGCTGGGCGCGAAGGCCAGCAGCAGCAGGCCGATGAGCGTGGCCGTCATGCCGATCGGCAGCGAGTAGGGCTGCGGACGCCGGTCGGTGAACAGGCCGATCAGCGGCTGCAGCAGCGAGGCCGTCAGCTGGTAGGTCAGCGTGATCAGGCCGATCTGCGCGAAGCTCAGCGAGAACGCGCCCTTGAGGATCGGGTACATCGCGAGGATCAACGACTGCATCATGTCGTTGACCATGTGCGCGCTGCTGATGGCGCCCAGGATGCCGAAGGCCGGCTTGGCCTTCGCGGGACTGGCGGCGGCGCCAGCGGGCGTGGCCTGGGATTCGAGGGAAGCGGTCGCGGAGGGCGGCATGGGGACTTTCACACGGGGGAGACGGGACCGGCCGGCACGAGGGGCGCGAGTTCGGGAGGAACGGGCCGCCGGCGCCCCGGAATTATGGGAGGATGCGCCTCGCCTGTCTTGCGCCAACCGACCAACACCTTTCGCAAAAAGGACATGAACCTCCCGCGCCGTCCCAAGTCATTGCCCGAGGTGCTGCGCGAGATCGAGGGCGAGTCCTCGCCGATCGCGGGTCGCGCCACGGACTACCCCGCCGGCTGGCACATCCGGTCGCACCAGCACACCAAGCACCAGCTGATCTATGCCCTGCGCGGCGTGATGGTGGTGCAGGCCGAGGCCGGCCGCTGGGTGGTGCCGCCCACGCGCGCCATCTGGATGGCCGCGGGCATGGCGCACGAGATCCGCTGCGTCGGCGAGGTCCACATGCGCAGCCTGCTGGTGAAGCCCGAGGTGGCGCCGAAGACCTTGACCGCGACCCAGGCCGTGGGCATTCCGCCGCTGCTGCGCGAGCTGATCCGCGCGGCGATGGAAGTGAAGCAGCCCTATGCGCCCGGCACCCGCGACGGTCGGCTGATGCGCTTCATTCTCGACGAGCTGCGCAGCCTGCCCGTGCTGCCGCTGCACCTGCAGATGCCCGCCGACCCACGGCTGTTGCGCATCTGCGAACGGCTGCAACAGCATCTGGAAGATGCCTCCACCCTGGCCGACTGGGCCGGGCGGCTGTCGCTCGACGTGAAGACCATCCAGCGCCTGTTCACGAAGGAGACCGGCATGACCTTCGGCCAGTGGCGCCAGCAGGCCCGGCTGCTGCGCGCGCTGGAGCTGCTGGCCGACGGCGAGAAGATCATCGACATCGCCCTGCGCCTGGGCTACGACAGTCCCGGGGCCTTCGCGACCATGTTCCGCAAGCACTTCGGGCAGACGCCGAGCCAGTTCTTCGCCGAGCCCTGAGCGGGCGCGCCACGGGTCAGGCGTCGGCGCACTCCAGCGCGAAGGTCGGCACCTCCGCCTGGCGGCTCAGCCACACGCCGCCGCCCATTTCCTTGAAGCCGCGCGTCAGCCCGCGCCGGTACACCTGCGCGCGGTGGCGGAACAGGCGCGGGTCGCTGAGGTCCTCGTCGACCACGTCCTGCTCGAAGTCCTCCTGCGTCACGGCCTCGAGGTAGAGCGCGCCGGCGCTGAGCGACCCCAGGTTGCGCAGCGCGCGCTTGAGGTCGGAGGGTTCGAGGTAGGCCAGCACGCCCTGGCAGATCACGAGGTCGAAGCGCTCCCTCGCGCGATAGTCGACCACCGAGCCCCGCTCCCAGCCGTAGCGCTCGCACAGGTACTCGCTGAACTCGACGCCGTGGTAGCTGGCCTTCGGAAAATGCAACGCGATGGCATCGCGCCAGTGGCCGATGCCGCAGCCCATGTCGAGCACGCGCCGCACGGGCACGCGCAGGTACTTGAGGTACGAACAGACGAAGGCCGCGAGGCGCTCGGCGTGCTGCGGGTCGACCACCTTCGTTTTCTTGTCGAAGTAGTAGCGCCGGTAGTAGGCCTCGTCGAAGGTCGCCGCGTCGGCAGATTGCATGCAGGTTGTCTTTCAGGAAGTGCGGGCCTGCTCGCGAGGCCCGGCGCCATTTTCGCCCCGGAACCCGCCCGCGCCCCACGGTAAAGCCCGACCGGCGCCCGCCCGGCCTCAGGCAAAATGCCATGTCCCCTCCCCGCGCCCGGCGCGGTCCGTGGCTCCCTCACCTCACTCACGCGCAAGACGCCCACCGCCCCTTGGAACGGCCGCCCCACTCCACGTCCACGCAGCCCGTCACGCTGGCCAACTGCGACAGCGAGCCCATCCACATCCCTGGCCTCGTGCAGCCCCACGGCGCGCTGTTCGCGTTCGATGCCTCGACCCTCACGCTGACGCGCGTCAGCGCGAACGCCCGCGAGCTGCTCGGCGACACGGCGCCCGCCCTGGGCGAGCGCCTTGCGGCCGACCATTTCATGGGCGACGCGCTGGTGCACGAGGCGCTGCACGAGGCCAACGGGGTGGCGGTCGATACCGACGAGGGGTCGCCGATCAACCTCGAGGTGAGTCTCGGCGAGCGCCGCTTCGACCTGATCCTGCACCGCATCGGCTACGAGCTGGTGGCCGAGTTCGAGGCCCGCGACGCCACGGCGGACGCGGTGTCGGACTTCGCGCTCAAGGCGCACCGCGCGATGGACCGGCTCAAGCGCCAGGGCTCGATCGACGGCCTGCTCAATCTCTCGGTGGAAGTCGTGCGGCAGCTCACGGGCTTCGACCGCGTGATGGCCTACCGCTTTCGCCACGACGACAGCGGCGAGGTGGTGGCCGAGCGTCGCCACGAGGCGCTCGAGCCCTTCGTGGGCCGTCGCTATCCGGCCAGCGACATCCCGGCGCAGGCGCGCCGGCTCTACGTGATCAACACCCTGCGCCTGATCGCCGACGTGCAGTCGACGCCGGTCGGGCTCGACGTGGCCGACCCGCAGCTGCCGCCGCTGGACATGAGCCACTGCACGCTGCGCAGCGTGTCGCCGATCCACATCGAGTACCTGCGCAACATGGGCGTGGGCGCGTCGATGAGCATCTCGATCGTCATCAACGGTCAGCTCTGGGGCATGCTGGCCTGCCACCACCGCAGCGCCCACCAGGTGCCCTACGCCATCCGCATGGCCTGCGACGTGCTCGCGCAGGTGCTGGCCTCGAACGTGCAGAGCCTGCTGGCGCGCGAGCAGGCGGGCCGGGCCTCGAGCGCCGCGCAGCTGCGCGGCTCGCTGATCGAGGCGGTGCTGCATGCCGAGGACACCTTCAGCGCGCTGATCGGCCTGGCGCGCCCGCTGGCCGACGCCTTCGACGCGCAGGCGGCGGTCATCGCCGAGCAGTCGCGGCTGCACGTGGACGGCGACATGCCCCGCGAGGCCGCGGCGGCGCTGATGCAGTGGCTCACCGCCTCGACGAACGGCGACCAGATCGTGGCGCTGCACACGCGCGAGCAACTGCCCGAGAACCTGCGCTCGCTGGCCGGCGTGTGGTGCGGCTTTCTCGCGCTGCGCTTCGACGCGATCGACAACGGCTGGCTGGTGCTCGCGCGCAAGGAACAGATCGAGACCATCAACTGGGGCGGCAAGCCCGAGAAGCACTACGTGAGCGGCCCGCTCGGGCCCCGGCTCACGCCGCGCGGCTCCTTCGACGTCTGGAAACAGACGGTGCGCGACACCAGCGTGCCCTGGGGCGCCAACGATCTCGACTTCGCGCGCCAGCTGCGCGACGAGCTGATCCGCGCCAGCGCGGCGCGGCTGGCCGACACCTACAAGGCCCGCACCGAGCTGCTGGCCGTGCTGGGCCACGACCTGCGCGACCCGCTGCAGTCGATCACGATGGCCGCCAAGCTGCTCGAACGCAGCCTGCCCGACGGCAGCAACGCCGGCGCGCGGCTGGGCCAGCGCATCCAGACCTCGAGCAGCCGCATGGCGCGGCTGATCGGCCAGGTGCTCGATGCCTCGCGGCTGCAAAGCGGCATGGGCCTGCAGATGGTGCCGGTGCAGATCGACCTGGCGCGGCTGCTGGAGGACGCGGTCGACGAGTCGCGCACCGCCTACCCCGGTTCGCAGCTCGAGCTCGAGGCACCCAAGACGCTGCCCGTGCTGGCCGACCCCGACCGCATGGCGCAGCTGGTCGGCAACCTGGTGAGCAATGCGCGCCACCACGGCCTGCCCGGCGAGGCGGTGCACCTGCGGCTCGAACAGGTCGACGCGCACGTGGTGTTCAGCGTGGCCAACCGCGCACCGCCGATCGACGCCGCGCTGGTGCCCGACTTGTTCAGCGCCTTCAAGCAGCGCAGCGTGCCCAACGAGCGCAACAAGGGCGGACTGGGCCTGGGGCTGCACATCGCGCAAGCCATCGTGCGCTCGCACCGCGGCAGCATCGGCTATGCGCATGTCGACGGCTACGTGGTGTTCACCGTGCGGCTGCCCCAGGTTCCCGCGCCCGCGCCCTGAGCTTTCTCGCGCCCGACGGCGCGCAAGCCGCTCCTATAATCTCGCCCCGCCGGCCGATGCAAACGAAAGCATCACCCAAGCCGGCGCGCGCGAAGGTGCGCCGGTTGCAGGACCGGCGTTAAACGGGAAGCAGGTGACGGGTCCTCCGGACCCCAGTCCTGCGCTGCCCCCGCAACGGTCGGCGGATTCGCGGTCCTCACGGTCGATGCCCTCGCGGGCATCGCAGCCACTGTGCCCCGGCATGGGAAGGCGAGGATCGCGGCAACGGCGCATCTCCCGATGCACCGCTGCGCTCCGCAAGCCCGGATACCGGCCTTCGCCTCGTTCGGTCGCTGCGGGAGTGCAGGCAAGCCGTATCGGTCACGCATGGGCGCGGGGCCGGTCGCTGGCGGGTCCCCTCGGCGTCCGGTTGTTCTCATGGCCCGCGGGAGCGCGGGCCCGAAGGAAACCCTCGTGCGCAACTTCTCCCGGCGCGGCCGCGTCAGACCCCACCAAGCCCTCATCGGATCCGGCGTCATGCTGCTCGCCTCGGTCGCCTCGGCGCAGGACGCCGAGGGCTCGCTGCCGCCCACCACCGTCAGCGACCGCAAGACCATCTCCACCGCCACGCGCCAGGAGGCCGACACGCTGCGGCTGCCCTTCGCCACCTATTCGGTCGAACGCGCGCAGCTCGACGCGGTGGGCGCCGTCACGCTCGAGGACACGCTGCGCAGCGTGCCGGGCCTGCAGTACGGCACGCAGGGCAACTACTACTCGCGCTTCGAGACCCGCGGCCTGCGCGACACGCAGGACGTGCTGGTGCTGATGGACGGCGTGCCGCTGCGCCTGCTGCAGGGCAATGCCGACATCACGCTGATCGCGCCCGACCTGGTCGACCGGCTCGAATTCATCAAGGGCCCGGCCTCGGCGCTCTATGGCAAGAACGCGATCGGCGGCGTGGCGCAGTTCTTCATGAAGCCCGAGCGCGCGGGCGGCAGCCTCACGGCCACCATCGGCAGCTACGGCCGCCTCGACGGCAGCCTGCGCTACCGCTGGGACTTCGAGCGCGGCAATCTCTACGTGGGCGTGGCCAACAGCGACTACAACGGCTTTCAGCGCGATGCCGGCCGCGCACAGTCGGCCGTGCTGGTCGGCGGCGACTTCGCCGTCACGCGCCACTGGACCACCGGCTTCCAGCTCTACGACACGCGCGTGCGCGGCGACCGCGGCTCGATCGTGCCGCTGGTCAACGGCAAGCCGATCTTCGGCATCACATCGCGCGACAACTACGGCATTCCCGACTCCTACGTCACGGGCGACTACCAGTCGTTCTCGTGGAAGAACCGCTTCGAGCTCGGCGCCGGCTGGTCGATCAACCACCTGAGCAGCTTCGCGCGCTACAACCGCTTCTTCGCCGGCGGCATCACCATCGTTCCGCCGTCCGCGGCCGTGAGCAAGGGCTATTCCGAGAGCTACACCGCCGACCGCGGCGTCTACCACGAGCTCGCGGCCACGCACCTGATGGCGGGCAAGGGCTGGAGCAACGAGTTCCAGGCCGGCTTCAACCTCGAGCGCGGCTGGCAGGGCCTCGACTCGCCGAGCTTCAGCAACGCGCCCACCTACCGCGGGCCGTTCTACGACATCCCCGTGAGCAACGTGCGCAACGATCCGCGCGGCGTGCGCGGCAGCATCACCTCCTCGCGCTTCGACCAGGAGGTGCGCAGCGTCTACCTGCAGGACCGCTTCGAGTACGGCCCGGTCGGCTTCACGCTGGGCGTGCGCCACGACCGCTTCGAGCAGACGCTGGGCCGCACGGGCACGCAGGTGATCTCGGCGCAGCAAGGCAGCCACACCAGCCCGCGCGCCGGCGTGGACTGGCTGTTCCTGCAGGGCGATGCCTCCTCGCACGCCGTGTTCGCGAACTGGAGCGAAGGCTTCCGGCCGCAGGCGGTGGCGCTCAACACGCGCGGCGGCGTGATCGTGCCCGACATCCTGCGGCCCGAGATCACGCGCAGCAAGGAAGTCGGCCTGAAGGGACGCGCGGCGGACGACCGCTGGAGCTACCAGCTCAGCCTGTTCGAGGCCGAGAAGATCGACGGCCAGCGCTCCTACCGCAACGGCCCCGACTCCTTCGTCTTCAGCAACGCGACCTCGCGCACCAAGGGCATCGAAACGCAGTTGCAGTTCCAGCTCACGCCGCGCTGGAACGGCTACCTGCACTACACCTGGCAGGACGCGCGGCTCAAGGACTTCCAGACCTACACCGACAGCGGCGCGCGCAGCACCAACTTCGGCGGCTACCGCGTGCGCATGTCGGCCCACAACATCGCGGGTGCGGGCCTGACCTATGCGCACGGCGCCTGGGCCGTGACCGGCACCGCGAGCTACGTCGGCAGCCGCTACCTCCGCGACAATGCGGTCAATCCGCAGAAGCTGCCCGGCTACCTGCTGCTCAACGTCGCCGTGGCCTATCGCGTCAATCCTTCGCTCACACTGCAGGCCGGGGTGAACAACCTGACGAACAAGTACTACATCGCCGACGACCTGTCGGCGCAGGAAGCCGGCAACGCCGGTGCACCGAGGACGGTGTTCGCCCGCGCGCGCTACACCTTCTGAGCGTGAACCGGCGCGACGCGATTCTCGGCATGGTGTGCATGACGGCCGTTCTGCCCGCGGGCGCCGAGCAGGCGCCCCCGGGCGGCTTCCCGCGCGAGCTCGTCGATGCGCTGGGCCGGCGCGTCGTCGTGCCGCGCGCGCCGCAGCGCATCGTGGTGGTGTTCCCGAGCAACGTCGAGCTGGCCTGGGCGCTGGGCCTGGCCGACCGCGTGGTGGCCATCGGCGGGCGCGTGCGCTGGCCCGAGGGCGCGCGCGCCAAGCCCAGCATCGGCGGCGCGCTCGGCTACTCGGCCGAGGCGGTGGCCGCCTTCCAGCCCGACCTGCTCGTGGTCACGCCCTCGCACCATTCGGCGCTGTCGCTGGTCGATGCCTTCGACCGCGCGAAGCTCCCGTGCGTGGTGCTCGCGCATCCCGACCTGCCCTCGGTGTTCCGCAACATCGACCTGCTCGGGCGCGCGACGGGTGCCGACGAACAGGCCCGCCGGGTGCGCGAGGACATGCAGGCGCGGCTGGCCGCGATCGAGCGCCGGCTCGAGGGCGCGCCGCGCCGCAGCGTCTATTTCGAAACGGCGGCCGCCGCGCGCGGCGCCTTCCAGACCGTGGGCACGGGCCACTATGCCAACGACGCGCTGGGCTGGGCCGGCGGACGCAACGTGTTCGCCGACCTGCAGGGCGCGGCCCAGGTCAGCGCCGAAGCGATCTTCGCGCGCGACCCCGACGTGATCGTCTCGCTGCAGCAGGTGCCGCGCGATCCGGCGCTGATCGGCCAGCGCCCCGGCTGGCACACGCTGCGCGCCGTGCGCACGAACCGCGTGGTCGTGCTCGAGCGCGGCCACAAGCTGATTCCCGGCCCGCGCCAGATCGAGGCGGTCGAGCAGTACGCACGCGCGCTGCATCCGGAGCGCTTCGCATGAGGCACGCCACCGACGGCCGACGCGCATCGGCGACCACGGTCTGGCTCGTGCTGCTCCTGCTGCTGGCCGCGGCCGTGGTGCTCGCGCTGAGCGTGGGTGCCGCCACGGTCTGGCCCACCCAGTGGTGGGGCAGCGACACCCTGCAGGCCGAACTGGTGCGCGTGTGGCGCGCGCCGCGCGTGGCCGGGGCCTTCTTCGTCGGCGCCTGCCTGTCGCTGGCGGGCCTGGTGTT from Variovorax paradoxus includes these protein-coding regions:
- a CDS encoding class I SAM-dependent methyltransferase; amino-acid sequence: MQSADAATFDEAYYRRYYFDKKTKVVDPQHAERLAAFVCSYLKYLRVPVRRVLDMGCGIGHWRDAIALHFPKASYHGVEFSEYLCERYGWERGSVVDYRARERFDLVICQGVLAYLEPSDLKRALRNLGSLSAGALYLEAVTQEDFEQDVVDEDLSDPRLFRHRAQVYRRGLTRGFKEMGGGVWLSRQAEVPTFALECADA
- a CDS encoding TonB-dependent receptor, which translates into the protein MARGSAGPKETLVRNFSRRGRVRPHQALIGSGVMLLASVASAQDAEGSLPPTTVSDRKTISTATRQEADTLRLPFATYSVERAQLDAVGAVTLEDTLRSVPGLQYGTQGNYYSRFETRGLRDTQDVLVLMDGVPLRLLQGNADITLIAPDLVDRLEFIKGPASALYGKNAIGGVAQFFMKPERAGGSLTATIGSYGRLDGSLRYRWDFERGNLYVGVANSDYNGFQRDAGRAQSAVLVGGDFAVTRHWTTGFQLYDTRVRGDRGSIVPLVNGKPIFGITSRDNYGIPDSYVTGDYQSFSWKNRFELGAGWSINHLSSFARYNRFFAGGITIVPPSAAVSKGYSESYTADRGVYHELAATHLMAGKGWSNEFQAGFNLERGWQGLDSPSFSNAPTYRGPFYDIPVSNVRNDPRGVRGSITSSRFDQEVRSVYLQDRFEYGPVGFTLGVRHDRFEQTLGRTGTQVISAQQGSHTSPRAGVDWLFLQGDASSHAVFANWSEGFRPQAVALNTRGGVIVPDILRPEITRSKEVGLKGRAADDRWSYQLSLFEAEKIDGQRSYRNGPDSFVFSNATSRTKGIETQLQFQLTPRWNGYLHYTWQDARLKDFQTYTDSGARSTNFGGYRVRMSAHNIAGAGLTYAHGAWAVTGTASYVGSRYLRDNAVNPQKLPGYLLLNVAVAYRVNPSLTLQAGVNNLTNKYYIADDLSAQEAGNAGAPRTVFARARYTF
- a CDS encoding ABC transporter substrate-binding protein; translated protein: MVCMTAVLPAGAEQAPPGGFPRELVDALGRRVVVPRAPQRIVVVFPSNVELAWALGLADRVVAIGGRVRWPEGARAKPSIGGALGYSAEAVAAFQPDLLVVTPSHHSALSLVDAFDRAKLPCVVLAHPDLPSVFRNIDLLGRATGADEQARRVREDMQARLAAIERRLEGAPRRSVYFETAAAARGAFQTVGTGHYANDALGWAGGRNVFADLQGAAQVSAEAIFARDPDVIVSLQQVPRDPALIGQRPGWHTLRAVRTNRVVVLERGHKLIPGPRQIEAVEQYARALHPERFA
- a CDS encoding helix-turn-helix transcriptional regulator, which codes for MNLPRRPKSLPEVLREIEGESSPIAGRATDYPAGWHIRSHQHTKHQLIYALRGVMVVQAEAGRWVVPPTRAIWMAAGMAHEIRCVGEVHMRSLLVKPEVAPKTLTATQAVGIPPLLRELIRAAMEVKQPYAPGTRDGRLMRFILDELRSLPVLPLHLQMPADPRLLRICERLQQHLEDASTLADWAGRLSLDVKTIQRLFTKETGMTFGQWRQQARLLRALELLADGEKIIDIALRLGYDSPGAFATMFRKHFGQTPSQFFAEP
- a CDS encoding GAF domain-containing protein; this encodes MSPPRARRGPWLPHLTHAQDAHRPLERPPHSTSTQPVTLANCDSEPIHIPGLVQPHGALFAFDASTLTLTRVSANARELLGDTAPALGERLAADHFMGDALVHEALHEANGVAVDTDEGSPINLEVSLGERRFDLILHRIGYELVAEFEARDATADAVSDFALKAHRAMDRLKRQGSIDGLLNLSVEVVRQLTGFDRVMAYRFRHDDSGEVVAERRHEALEPFVGRRYPASDIPAQARRLYVINTLRLIADVQSTPVGLDVADPQLPPLDMSHCTLRSVSPIHIEYLRNMGVGASMSISIVINGQLWGMLACHHRSAHQVPYAIRMACDVLAQVLASNVQSLLAREQAGRASSAAQLRGSLIEAVLHAEDTFSALIGLARPLADAFDAQAAVIAEQSRLHVDGDMPREAAAALMQWLTASTNGDQIVALHTREQLPENLRSLAGVWCGFLALRFDAIDNGWLVLARKEQIETINWGGKPEKHYVSGPLGPRLTPRGSFDVWKQTVRDTSVPWGANDLDFARQLRDELIRASAARLADTYKARTELLAVLGHDLRDPLQSITMAAKLLERSLPDGSNAGARLGQRIQTSSSRMARLIGQVLDASRLQSGMGLQMVPVQIDLARLLEDAVDESRTAYPGSQLELEAPKTLPVLADPDRMAQLVGNLVSNARHHGLPGEAVHLRLEQVDAHVVFSVANRAPPIDAALVPDLFSAFKQRSVPNERNKGGLGLGLHIAQAIVRSHRGSIGYAHVDGYVVFTVRLPQVPAPAP
- a CDS encoding MFS transporter; this translates as MPPSATASLESQATPAGAAASPAKAKPAFGILGAISSAHMVNDMMQSLILAMYPILKGAFSLSFAQIGLITLTYQLTASLLQPLIGLFTDRRPQPYSLPIGMTATLIGLLLLAFAPSFGIVLLAAAFVGLGSSIFHPESSRIARLASGGQHGLAQSVFQVGGNLGTAIGPLLAAAVIVPFGQHSVAWFGLAALLGIGLLLQVSRWYAFHHVTAGARKKAAVESPYPRRVVLGAITVLLVLIFSKYFYVAGISSFYTFYLMDRFGLTVQSAQLHLFFFLFASAVGTVLGGPVGDRIGRKPVIWVSILGVAPFALLLPHADLFWTTTLTIVIGLVLSSAFSAILVYSQELMPGKVGMVSGLFFGFAFGMGGLGAAVLGLLADHTSIAFVYQAIAYLPLLGVVAALLPGKSRKS